A part of Antechinus flavipes isolate AdamAnt ecotype Samford, QLD, Australia chromosome 6, AdamAnt_v2, whole genome shotgun sequence genomic DNA contains:
- the LOC127540270 gene encoding olfactory receptor 8K3-like, giving the protein MDNCNETTSIQVTEFILMGITNHPDLQIPLFLVFLIIYMITALGNLGLIILIKIDSHLKTPMYFFLRNLAFIDLGYSTAIGPKMLVNFVVEENVISYIGCASQLVIFITLIISELYMLSVMAYDRYVAICNPLLYMVIMSDRVCYLLVAIPYVYSSFQALLTTIKIFNSSFWESNVISHFYCDSLPLLSILCKDAKDVELFILSLSSFNLIFSLLVVLFSYGLILMAILRMNSAEGRRKAFSTCGSHLTVVVVFYGTLTFMYLQPKSSHSFDTDKMASVFYTLVIPMLNPLIYSLRNKEVKDALKRAIEKQCKWLL; this is encoded by the coding sequence ATGGATAATTGTAATGAGACTACATCAATTCAAGTAACTGAATTCATTCTCATGGGCATCACAAATCATCCTGATCTacaaattcctctttttcttgtGTTCCTCATCATCTACATGATAACAGCTTTGGGGAATCTGGGTTTGATTATCTTAATCAAAATTGATTCTCACCTGAAAACACCCATGTACTTTTTTCTAAGGAATCTGGCATTTATTGATCTTGGATACTCCACTGCCATTGGCCCCAAAATGTTGGTTAATTTTGTAGTGGAGGAAAATGTCATATCTTATATTGGATGTGCAAGCCAGCTagtaatttttataacattaataataagtGAGCTTTATATGTTATCAGTGATGGCCTATGATCGCTATGTAGCTATCTGTAATCCCCTATTGTACATGGTCATTATGTCAGACAGAGTGTGTTATCTTTTGGTGGCCATCCCATATGTCTACAGCTCCTTTCAAGCACTACTGACAACAATTAAGATTTTTAATTCCTCTTTTTGGGAATCTAATGTaattagtcatttttattgtgATAGTCTCCCCCTCCTGAGTATTTTATGCAAAGATGCAAAGGATGTAGAGTTATTTATTCTGagcctttcttcttttaatttaattttctctctcctggTTGTTCTTTTTTCATATGGACTCATTCTTATGGCCATCCTCAGGATGAACTCTGCTGAAGGCAGACGCaaagccttttccacctgtggctCCCATCTCACAGTGGTGGTTGTGTTCTATGGGACACTAACTTTTATGTACTTGCAACCCAAGTCTAGTCATTCCTTTGATACAGACAAGATGGCGTCTGTTTTTTATACCCTGGTCATTCCCATGCTTAACCCTTTGATCTATAGTTTGAGAAATAAGGAAGTGAAAGATGCCTTGAAAAGAGCCATAGAGAAACAATGCAAATGGCTTCTTTAA